One Lucilia cuprina isolate Lc7/37 chromosome 4, ASM2204524v1, whole genome shotgun sequence DNA segment encodes these proteins:
- the LOC111674664 gene encoding uncharacterized protein LOC111674664: protein MKISKCCCFLLFLIQTLSLVTCSTAATHEFEHQRNLIKNINEIYYGINATTLVIFNYETKENELWFSAEIEKETVEKLNLWQELDQPKLLLQNDFQLELRHNFNSEVLAVVVMKQEYLNERNWQYFSKVLEHWRKTNVLFVKDFEGEDEEEMYNFFSNTWKEGFLNVLLSNFKGEQHELYTFTPFPMIKMETISIAGYLNRHRSVPNGLGYTIRSSAGNNPPRAFVYYNENLKLECKGLGPQLIKIFAQRYNFSIDWILMPNFESVGMLDCLKYLLTDTVDTCSELLPRNEQSYAIATPVYIIYGYVLVPFAPHLPKSKYLLHPFHKEIWWLMLLGILLLTIVMSLINRFKLGWWHITLQFMRSMEFLLYIGPQLPTSWGLQKYLIFYIFIPCVFIISHLYMTFLTSILTSNVFETQINSLEDLKQRGVTVLITESDMEILSMYNSFEPISDNYLKIDVSSYVDLRNSLNNQFAYVNFEDKATFYLYQQKFLQRPRLRKMPKPLSALWANIPMPHNWPFLNLFNQYMLHMFDSGLIPHLLEESKEEGIRMGYISFIKTEYRDVEPLNMDYFKLPAILLVVGFIKSSNAY, encoded by the exons ATGAAGATTTCAAAGTGTTGCTGCTTCCTTTTGTTTCTCATACAAACGTTGAGTCTTGTAACTTGCTCAACTGCTGCAACACACGAATTTGAACATCAgagaaatttaatcaaaaatataaatgaaatctaCTACGGCATCAATGCCACAACTttggtaatttttaattatgaaacTAAAGAAAATGAATTGTGGTTTTCAGctgaaatagaaaaagaaaccgtagagaaattaaatttatggcaAGAATTAGATCAACCAAAACTTTTGCTACAAAACGATTTTCAACTAGAATTGAGGCATAATTTTAATTCGGAAGTTTTAGCAGTGGTGGTGATGAAACaggaatatttaaatgaaaggaACTGGCAATATTTTAGCAAGGTACTGGAACACTGGAGGAAAACGAATGTGTTGTTCGTAAAAGATTTTGAAGGTGAGGATGAAGAGGAAATGTATAATTTCTTTAGCAATACCTGGAAGGAGGGATTTCTAAATGTATTGCTTAGTAACTTTAAAGGTGAACAGCACGAGTTGTATACATTTACACCATTTCCCATGATCAAAATGGAAACAATATCGATAGCTGGCTATTTGAATAGACATAGAAGTGTGCCGAATGGTCTAGGTTATACCATCCGCAGCAGTGCGGGGAATAATCCACCTCGTGCTTTTGTTTATTACAATGAGAACTTAAAATTGGAATGCAAAGGTTTAGGTCCTCAATTGATTAAGATATTCGCTCAACGCTATAATTTTTCCATTGATTGGATATTAATGCCGAACTTTGAATCGGTGGGTATGCTAGATTGTCTCAAATATCTGCTCACAGATACTGTGGATACTTGCAGTGAATTGCTACCGCGAAACGAACAATCGTATGCCATTGCCACACCCGTTTATATAATTTATGGTTACGTGTTGGTGCCATTTGCTCCTCACTTACCCAAGTCGAAATACTTACTGCATCCTTTTCATAAGGAAATTTGGTGGTTAATGCTTTTGGGAATATTGCTGTTGACAATAGTGATGAGCCTAATAAATCGTTTCAAACTTGGTTGGTGGCACATAACTTTGCAGTTTATGCGCTCTATGGAATTTTTACTCTACATAGGTCCACAACTGCCGACTTCTTGGGGTCTccagaaatatttaatattttacatttttataccctgcgTCTTTATAATCTCCCACCTATACATGACATTCCTTACCAGTATTTTAACTTCAAATGTTTTTGAAACACAAATAAATTCTCTAGAGGATTTAAAACAGCGCGGTGTCACCGTTCTAATAACAGAATCGGATATGGAAATTTTAAGTATGTACAATTCATTTGAACCCATTTCGGATAATTATCTTAAGATAGATGTCTCTTCCTATGTGGATTTGCGCAACTCTTTGAACAATCAATTTGCCTATGTTAATTTTGAGGATAAagctacattttatttatatcaacaGAAATTTCTTCAAAGACCACGTCTTAGAAAAATGCCAAAACCTTTGTCTGCCCTCTGGGCCAATATACCGATGCCTCATAATTGGccatttttgaatttgtttaatcAGTATATGTTGCATATGTTTGATTCTGGTTTAATACCTCATTTATTGGAAGAGTCAAAGGAGGAAGGTATTCGTATGGgttatattagttttataaaaacggAATATCGTGATGTGGAACCTTTGAATATGGACTATTTTAAATTGCCCGCCATTTTATTGGTCGTTGG TTTCATTAAAAGTTCAAATGCGtactaa